One Streptomyces sp. L2 genomic window carries:
- the eccE gene encoding type VII secretion protein EccE, which produces MAAGTRSRSRGRARAGGAPAPAQGSGGRSAGGRAPDGETNTPRFRTRSGQGGSFRLQRLVLVELAAALLVVGWAVGPMAVPPTALVSAGLLLLAFVRRRGRSLPEWLATARELKGRQRRAEGMVIPAGTEPALVPALECEPALRTYSYGGRDRRPVGVVGDGTFVTAVLQVEADATALRAERSRQPLPLAVVRDALEVDGIRLESAQVVLHTQPAPALHLPQQSVAVANYQPLQEQTGAPAVRITWIALKLDPEVSAEAVAARGGGLVGAQKCVVRVADHLASRLTGAGFRARVLDEEELISALATSACANPLVTAEAGRSEARERRTAESGRSWRCDNRRHTTYWVRRWPQLDGVGHQSLPSFVARVTAIPALATTFSFTLARGERQEVSLCGHLRVTGRSDDELVAARRALETAARDGGAGLARLDREQLPGMLATLPLGGAR; this is translated from the coding sequence ATGGCTGCCGGTACGCGGTCGCGCTCGCGCGGTCGAGCGAGGGCCGGGGGCGCCCCTGCGCCCGCGCAGGGCTCCGGTGGCCGGTCGGCCGGAGGGCGGGCACCGGACGGCGAGACGAACACCCCTCGGTTCAGGACGCGTTCGGGACAAGGTGGCTCGTTCCGGCTGCAACGGCTGGTGCTCGTGGAGCTGGCCGCGGCGCTGCTGGTCGTGGGCTGGGCCGTCGGCCCCATGGCAGTACCGCCGACAGCTCTGGTGTCGGCGGGCCTGTTGTTGCTGGCCTTCGTCCGTCGTCGTGGGCGTTCCCTGCCCGAGTGGCTGGCGACTGCCCGTGAGTTGAAGGGGCGTCAGCGGCGGGCGGAGGGGATGGTGATACCGGCCGGGACCGAGCCGGCGCTCGTGCCCGCGCTGGAGTGTGAGCCCGCGTTGCGGACGTATTCGTACGGGGGGCGGGACCGGCGGCCTGTGGGGGTGGTCGGGGACGGGACGTTCGTGACCGCCGTGCTGCAGGTGGAGGCCGATGCGACGGCGCTCCGGGCCGAGCGGAGCCGGCAGCCGCTGCCGCTCGCGGTGGTGCGGGACGCGTTGGAGGTGGACGGGATACGGCTGGAGTCGGCGCAGGTGGTGTTGCACACGCAGCCGGCGCCCGCGTTGCATCTGCCGCAGCAGTCCGTGGCCGTCGCCAACTACCAGCCGTTGCAGGAGCAGACCGGGGCGCCGGCCGTGCGGATCACGTGGATCGCGCTCAAGCTCGATCCCGAGGTGAGTGCCGAGGCGGTGGCCGCGCGCGGGGGCGGGCTGGTGGGGGCGCAGAAGTGTGTCGTACGGGTCGCCGATCACCTCGCGAGCCGGCTGACCGGTGCCGGGTTCCGGGCCAGGGTGCTGGACGAGGAGGAGCTGATCTCCGCGCTGGCCACGTCGGCCTGCGCCAATCCGCTGGTGACGGCGGAGGCGGGGCGGAGTGAGGCGCGGGAGCGCAGGACGGCCGAGTCCGGGCGCAGTTGGCGGTGCGACAACCGGCGGCATACGACGTACTGGGTGCGCCGTTGGCCCCAACTCGACGGTGTGGGTCACCAGTCGCTGCCCTCCTTCGTCGCCCGGGTCACGGCGATACCGGCGCTGGCCACCACGTTCAGCTTCACTCTCGCTCGCGGTGAGCGGCAGGAGGTGTCGCTGTGCGGGCATCTCCGGGTGACCGGGCGCAGTGACGACGAACTCGTCGCCGCACGCAGGGCGTTGGAGACGGCGGCGCGGGACGGCGGGGCCGGACTCGCTCGCCTCGACCGCGAGCAGTTGCCCGGCATGCTGGCCACGCTGCCGCTGGGAGGTGCACGGTGA
- a CDS encoding SCO5717 family growth-regulating ATPase, protein MSSDRDGIRGGWATPGDDQPDAESAIETTGEFTIDYAPPAWYTQNADSGGSGGPGGAGAGASGDSGAAGRPGAAGPAGGPGEVGGAGSGASPFPAGAALPGLTPPPHAAQSGGTAPAPGAHFGPPAPPAPGPGAAPFAPPPPAPGAPFTPPAAGPGAPFAPPPAGPGAPFTPPAPPAGPGAPFAPPAQSAGDATAVPRLPVGFEPQAAPPSAAAAPAPHEPEPEPANGDLESGATMRFSAVALKREIAEIAERAAAGQEGTDEKAAPEVSDEAEDSRSALEADAGTGAGAGTEGGGESSVVGPAAEAGGEESAETDGTEDADAKADEYGVSGEAAEAVAPEADGVDESGAAESADAGEVGGAEAPAGAGGEVSGESASDDADVPGDSLADVHGDAGAAGDHDDAVAPAVVAEEVPEHPAVPQDAGPQSGAPQDAVPQDAVPNGPVGPQDAVPAAVPAPQPQDAVPAAPPAPQDAAPHAWAPLPAPQGGLPPLPPSYQPAAPSPAAQWPGQETPQPPAPPQQAGSVPGQQPPFQPQAPQPAPAAWNQPGATTPPPPAQPGQPFAPVPPAPVPAASPEQGAAPAPAPPGPGPQGGYAFPPVGGPTPPAQPGGYGFPPQGPAQPLAPQQHQPSAPQPAPAPPNPQSGYGFPPAGGPTPPAQPGGYGFPPAQQPAGSAPAAPEPQAPQAAPQVPQAPVDPRAGAAWPQPMQHDQRQPTNPGAAPLGYTAAVELSSDRLLNTKRQKAKSGRPTAAGSRFKLGGKKEEAERQRKLELIRTPVLSCYRIAVISLKGGVGKTTTTTALGSTLAIERQDKILAIDANPDAGTLGRRVRRETGATIRDLVQAIPYLNSYMDIRRFTSQAPSGLEIIANDVDPAVSTTFNDEDYRRAIDVLGRQYPVILTDSGTGLLYSAMRGVLDLADQLIIISTPSVDGASSASTTLDWLSAHGYADLVSRSITVISGVRETGKMIKVEDIVSHFETRCRGVVVVPFDEHLSAGAEVDLDMMRPKVREAYFNLAAMVAEDFVRHQQSHGLWTSDGNPPPVAAPPMPGHAMPGQLMPGQPMPGQPIPGQPVPGQPVPGEPMPGQPMPGQPGQPHVYGQQPGQPAQPGYPQAGQQQPYPPQQAQPGQAGQPGPQGQPYPPAPGQPYPPQPQPQPQPQAQPQAGQPGQPGQPPYPYPQYPGQPHPQGQQQPPQAPPQQ, encoded by the coding sequence GTGAGCAGCGATCGGGACGGGATCCGCGGGGGCTGGGCCACACCCGGCGATGACCAGCCCGACGCGGAGTCGGCCATCGAGACCACCGGTGAGTTCACCATCGACTACGCACCGCCCGCCTGGTACACGCAGAACGCCGATTCGGGTGGTTCGGGTGGCCCGGGGGGCGCGGGTGCGGGTGCGTCCGGGGATTCCGGTGCTGCGGGCCGTCCGGGTGCCGCCGGTCCGGCCGGCGGGCCGGGCGAGGTGGGTGGTGCCGGGTCCGGTGCCTCGCCGTTTCCCGCGGGTGCGGCCCTGCCGGGGCTGACTCCGCCGCCGCATGCTGCCCAGTCCGGCGGTACGGCGCCGGCTCCGGGGGCTCACTTCGGGCCGCCGGCGCCGCCCGCGCCCGGTCCGGGAGCGGCGCCTTTCGCGCCTCCGCCCCCGGCGCCCGGGGCTCCGTTCACTCCGCCCGCCGCCGGTCCAGGGGCACCGTTCGCCCCGCCCCCTGCCGGGCCCGGCGCGCCGTTCACGCCCCCTGCTCCCCCCGCCGGTCCCGGTGCGCCGTTCGCTCCGCCCGCGCAGTCGGCCGGGGACGCCACTGCCGTGCCCCGGCTGCCCGTGGGCTTCGAGCCGCAGGCGGCCCCGCCGTCGGCTGCCGCGGCCCCCGCACCTCATGAGCCCGAACCCGAGCCTGCCAACGGGGACCTGGAGAGCGGGGCGACCATGCGGTTCTCCGCCGTCGCCCTGAAGCGTGAGATCGCCGAGATCGCGGAGCGCGCGGCTGCCGGGCAGGAGGGGACGGACGAGAAGGCCGCTCCCGAGGTGTCCGACGAAGCCGAGGACAGCCGTTCTGCCCTGGAAGCGGATGCGGGTACGGGTGCGGGTGCGGGTACGGAAGGTGGCGGTGAGTCGTCGGTGGTCGGCCCGGCCGCCGAGGCCGGTGGTGAGGAGAGTGCCGAGACGGACGGTACCGAGGACGCCGACGCGAAGGCTGATGAATACGGCGTCAGCGGAGAGGCCGCGGAGGCTGTCGCGCCGGAAGCGGACGGTGTTGACGAGTCCGGTGCGGCTGAGTCGGCTGACGCGGGCGAGGTCGGGGGCGCCGAGGCTCCTGCCGGGGCTGGTGGCGAGGTCAGCGGGGAGAGTGCGTCCGATGACGCGGATGTCCCTGGCGACTCCCTTGCCGACGTTCACGGCGATGCCGGTGCCGCCGGCGACCATGACGATGCCGTCGCGCCGGCGGTCGTAGCCGAAGAGGTCCCGGAGCACCCGGCTGTGCCGCAGGACGCCGGACCGCAGAGCGGCGCCCCTCAGGACGCCGTGCCTCAGGATGCCGTACCGAACGGTCCTGTTGGGCCGCAGGACGCCGTGCCCGCCGCCGTGCCGGCACCGCAGCCGCAGGATGCCGTGCCCGCCGCTCCCCCGGCCCCCCAGGATGCCGCGCCGCACGCCTGGGCTCCGCTGCCGGCGCCGCAGGGTGGGCTGCCTCCGCTGCCGCCGTCGTACCAGCCCGCCGCGCCCTCGCCGGCGGCCCAGTGGCCCGGCCAGGAGACGCCGCAACCGCCCGCGCCGCCGCAGCAGGCCGGGTCGGTGCCCGGTCAGCAGCCGCCGTTCCAGCCGCAGGCGCCGCAGCCCGCGCCCGCCGCGTGGAACCAGCCCGGCGCGACCACTCCGCCGCCGCCCGCACAGCCCGGCCAGCCGTTCGCGCCGGTGCCCCCCGCGCCTGTACCCGCCGCGTCTCCGGAGCAGGGGGCTGCTCCCGCGCCCGCTCCTCCCGGTCCCGGGCCGCAGGGCGGCTACGCGTTTCCCCCGGTCGGCGGCCCGACTCCCCCGGCGCAGCCCGGTGGTTACGGATTCCCGCCGCAGGGACCGGCACAGCCCCTCGCTCCGCAGCAGCACCAGCCGTCGGCGCCCCAGCCGGCCCCTGCCCCGCCCAACCCGCAGAGCGGCTACGGGTTCCCCCCGGCCGGCGGCCCGACTCCCCCGGCGCAGCCCGGTGGTTACGGATTCCCGCCCGCCCAGCAGCCCGCGGGCTCCGCCCCGGCGGCACCGGAGCCGCAGGCCCCGCAGGCGGCCCCACAGGTCCCGCAGGCGCCCGTCGATCCCCGGGCCGGGGCCGCCTGGCCCCAGCCGATGCAGCACGACCAGCGGCAGCCGACCAACCCCGGTGCCGCGCCGCTCGGTTACACCGCCGCCGTGGAGCTGTCGTCGGACCGGCTGCTCAACACCAAGCGGCAGAAGGCGAAGAGCGGTCGGCCCACCGCGGCCGGCTCGCGCTTCAAGCTGGGCGGGAAGAAGGAAGAGGCCGAGCGGCAGCGGAAGCTGGAGCTGATCCGCACGCCCGTGCTGTCCTGCTACCGGATCGCCGTCATCAGCCTCAAGGGCGGGGTCGGCAAGACGACCACGACGACCGCGCTCGGCTCGACCCTGGCCATCGAGCGGCAGGACAAGATCCTCGCCATCGACGCCAACCCGGACGCCGGCACGCTCGGGCGCCGGGTACGCCGGGAGACCGGGGCCACCATCCGCGACCTGGTCCAGGCGATCCCGTACCTCAACTCCTACATGGACATCCGGCGGTTCACGTCCCAGGCGCCGTCCGGGCTGGAGATCATCGCCAACGACGTCGACCCTGCCGTGTCCACGACGTTCAACGACGAGGACTACCGGCGCGCCATCGACGTGCTCGGCCGGCAGTACCCGGTCATCCTCACCGACTCGGGTACGGGTCTGCTGTACAGCGCCATGCGCGGGGTGCTCGACCTCGCCGACCAGCTCATCATCATCTCCACGCCGTCCGTGGACGGCGCGAGCAGCGCCAGTACGACGCTGGACTGGCTGTCGGCGCACGGGTACGCCGACCTGGTCTCGCGCTCGATCACCGTCATCTCCGGAGTGCGCGAGACCGGCAAGATGATCAAGGTCGAGGACATCGTGTCGCACTTCGAGACGCGCTGCCGGGGCGTGGTGGTCGTGCCGTTCGACGAGCATCTGTCCGCCGGTGCCGAGGTCGACCTCGACATGATGCGGCCGAAGGTGCGGGAGGCGTACTTCAACCTCGCGGCCATGGTGGCCGAGGACTTCGTACGGCATCAGCAGTCGCACGGGCTGTGGACGAGCGACGGCAACCCGCCGCCGGTCGCCGCCCCGCCGATGCCGGGACACGCCATGCCGGGACAGCTGATGCCGGGACAGCCCATGCCCGGTCAGCCGATTCCGGGTCAGCCCGTCCCCGGTCAGCCGGTGCCGGGAGAGCCGATGCCGGGGCAGCCGATGCCGGGGCAGCCGGGCCAGCCTCACGTGTACGGGCAGCAGCCCGGGCAGCCCGCGCAGCCGGGCTATCCGCAGGCCGGGCAGCAGCAGCCGTACCCGCCGCAGCAGGCTCAGCCCGGTCAGGCCGGTCAGCCCGGGCCGCAGGGGCAGCCGTATCCGCCGGCTCCGGGCCAGCCCTACCCGCCCCAGCCGCAGCCGCAGCCGCAGCCGCAGGCCCAGCCTCAGG